A single region of the Streptomyces caelestis genome encodes:
- a CDS encoding glycoside hydrolase family 31 protein, producing the protein MNGRDLVRSVIAVGSVGAAQGVRTVRAAWRRRRADATGLPSRGAERARVPGAVQEVEPGPGGGVVRFSRSELRILVAVNGAVFYGWDGAEPEPSYALAGRCPEADPRAVLEPDKDGGWRVVAERVTVVVSRHGAVEVRTPGGVTLRRDLPPRWWEPVGGGPARWMQRSEVAADARFFGLGGRAAGPRLPDGTYRLWNTDPGYAFGPGDDPLYITMPVQMVVSDGGTHLVFHDSSWDGTVTLREGEEGAGSGHDRAGTSELRMDGGPLRCWVMVGAPARVLLAWASLTGAPALPPAWALGHHHARWGFGSEQEVRRIVAGYLERGLPLDAVHLDIDHFDAHQVFTVDQDRFPKLPVLAEELRRDGIRLVSIVDAAVKALPGNAVYDGGTAEDAFVRDASGQVVQGVVWPGDAVFPDFTHARVREWWGGLYEERLAQGFSGFWHDMNEPTSFTAFGESTLPRSAWHSLEGRGGDHREAHNVYALCMARAGFEGLRKLTPQERPFLFSRSGWAGMQRYGGTWSGDVATGWPGLRASLALVMGLGLCGVPYSGPDIGGFDGAPSPELFLRWFQLGAYLPLFRTHASLRAGRREPWEFGAEVLKHARVALVERRRLLPYFMTLAHLARRTGAPYVRPLWWAAPEERALRDCGDAFLLGDCLLVAPVLDPGADRRAVQLPRGRWYDTATERAYEGPAQVLVDAPLSRIPVFARAGAVLPVRGEDGGLELEVWAPAPGRTGGGLVVPDGGEGWDEPEIERYTARWMGSRVVVEREGENGGGEPSHPVRVRGAGNAEVQM; encoded by the coding sequence CTGCGGATTCTGGTCGCCGTGAACGGCGCCGTCTTCTACGGCTGGGACGGGGCGGAGCCCGAGCCGTCGTACGCGCTGGCCGGCCGGTGTCCTGAGGCGGATCCCCGGGCGGTGCTGGAGCCGGACAAGGACGGTGGCTGGCGGGTGGTGGCCGAGCGGGTGACGGTCGTCGTGTCGCGGCACGGCGCGGTGGAAGTGCGCACCCCCGGTGGTGTGACCCTGCGCCGCGATCTGCCGCCGCGGTGGTGGGAGCCGGTCGGCGGCGGCCCGGCGCGGTGGATGCAGCGGTCGGAGGTGGCTGCCGACGCGCGGTTCTTCGGGCTCGGTGGTCGGGCTGCGGGTCCTCGGCTGCCGGACGGGACGTACCGGCTGTGGAACACCGACCCCGGTTATGCCTTCGGGCCTGGTGACGACCCGCTGTACATCACGATGCCGGTGCAGATGGTCGTGTCCGACGGCGGTACGCATCTGGTGTTCCACGACAGTTCGTGGGACGGCACGGTGACGCTGCGGGAGGGCGAGGAGGGCGCCGGTTCCGGGCACGACCGGGCCGGGACGAGCGAGCTGCGGATGGACGGCGGTCCACTGCGCTGCTGGGTGATGGTGGGCGCCCCCGCGCGCGTGCTGCTCGCCTGGGCCTCACTCACCGGCGCGCCGGCACTGCCGCCCGCGTGGGCACTCGGGCACCACCACGCGCGGTGGGGGTTCGGCAGCGAGCAGGAGGTGCGGCGGATCGTCGCGGGGTATCTGGAGCGTGGTCTGCCGCTCGACGCCGTGCACCTGGACATCGACCATTTCGACGCGCATCAGGTGTTCACCGTCGACCAGGACCGCTTCCCGAAGCTGCCCGTTCTGGCCGAGGAACTCCGGCGGGACGGCATTCGCCTGGTGTCGATCGTCGACGCGGCCGTGAAGGCCCTGCCCGGCAATGCCGTGTACGACGGTGGGACGGCTGAGGACGCGTTCGTGCGGGATGCCTCGGGGCAGGTCGTGCAGGGGGTCGTGTGGCCTGGGGATGCCGTGTTTCCCGATTTCACGCACGCGCGCGTGCGTGAATGGTGGGGCGGTCTCTACGAGGAGCGGCTCGCGCAGGGCTTCTCGGGTTTCTGGCATGACATGAACGAGCCCACGTCGTTCACCGCCTTCGGGGAGTCGACGCTGCCACGTTCGGCGTGGCACTCCCTGGAGGGGCGGGGCGGTGACCATCGTGAGGCGCACAACGTGTACGCGCTGTGCATGGCCAGGGCCGGCTTCGAAGGGCTGCGGAAACTCACGCCCCAGGAGCGGCCGTTCCTGTTCTCCCGCTCGGGATGGGCCGGCATGCAGCGCTACGGCGGGACCTGGTCCGGGGACGTGGCCACCGGCTGGCCGGGACTGCGGGCGTCCTTGGCGCTGGTGATGGGGCTCGGGCTGTGCGGCGTGCCGTACTCGGGGCCGGACATCGGAGGCTTCGACGGGGCCCCCTCCCCCGAGCTGTTCCTGCGGTGGTTCCAGCTGGGTGCGTACCTGCCGCTGTTCCGTACGCACGCGAGTCTGCGGGCGGGGCGCAGGGAGCCGTGGGAGTTCGGTGCCGAGGTGCTGAAGCACGCGCGCGTGGCGCTCGTCGAACGCCGGCGGCTGCTGCCGTACTTCATGACGCTGGCGCACCTGGCGCGGCGTACCGGAGCGCCCTATGTGCGGCCCCTGTGGTGGGCGGCGCCGGAGGAGCGGGCGCTGCGTGACTGCGGGGACGCCTTCCTGCTGGGCGACTGCCTGCTGGTGGCGCCGGTGCTCGACCCGGGCGCGGACCGGCGTGCCGTACAGCTGCCGCGGGGGCGCTGGTACGACACAGCGACGGAGCGGGCATACGAAGGGCCGGCGCAGGTGCTCGTCGACGCGCCTCTGTCGCGGATCCCGGTGTTCGCGCGCGCGGGTGCGGTGCTTCCCGTACGCGGGGAGGACGGCGGGCTGGAGCTGGAGGTGTGGGCGCCCGCCCCGGGACGGACCGGGGGCGGGCTGGTCGTCCCGGACGGGGGCGAGGGGTGGGACGAGCCGGAGATCGAGCGCTACACGGCTCGGTGGATGGGCTCGCGGGTGGTCGTCGAGCGGGAGGGTGAGAACGGTGGGGGCGAACCGTCCCACCCGGTGCGCGTCCGCGGGGCCGGGAACGCTGAAGTTCAGATGTAG
- a CDS encoding NUDIX domain-containing protein: protein MSETQHSSSNSAPGSHCSSCGAPYGEGVSGWPRTCPACGSVAYRNPLPVAVALQPVYDTKGTALVVITRTVAPARGGIALPGGYIDDREDWRQAVVRELKEETGIDAAGRDVRLVDAMSSPDGHLLLFGLLPERPVESLPPSAATGETEGWHLLRRAEELAFPLHTVAVRAWFEGRYI from the coding sequence GTGTCCGAAACTCAGCACTCCAGTTCCAACTCCGCGCCGGGCTCCCACTGTTCGAGCTGCGGCGCGCCCTACGGAGAGGGCGTCTCCGGCTGGCCCCGCACCTGCCCGGCGTGCGGCAGCGTGGCCTACCGCAATCCCCTCCCGGTCGCGGTGGCCCTCCAGCCCGTGTACGACACCAAGGGCACCGCCTTGGTCGTCATCACCCGAACCGTCGCTCCCGCGCGCGGGGGCATCGCCCTGCCCGGCGGCTACATCGACGACCGGGAGGACTGGCGGCAGGCCGTCGTACGCGAACTCAAGGAGGAAACCGGCATCGACGCGGCCGGTCGCGACGTACGCCTCGTCGATGCGATGAGCTCGCCCGACGGACACCTGCTGCTGTTCGGCCTCCTCCCGGAACGCCCTGTCGAGAGTCTGCCGCCCTCCGCCGCCACGGGTGAGACGGAGGGCTGGCACCTCCTGCGCAGGGCGGAGGAACTCGCCTTCCCCCTGCACACCGTGGCCGTACGGGCCTGGTTCGAGGGCCGCTACATCTGA
- a CDS encoding M15 family metallopeptidase, which translates to MTRLTTVARGLITAFAALLAATAPAATAQAETGPQAPRDFVTLRSVDPTILQEIRYFTPHNFVGERIDGYVQPICVLTRPAAQALHRAQTKLLSQGYTLKVYDCYRPQRAVDHFVRWAKDLDDQAMKDEFYPNVDKTRLFADGYIAEKSGHSRGSTLDVTLVKLPAKPTRPYHPGEPLVPCFAPLEERFPDNSVDMGTGFDCFDTLSHTLDPRVQGGQRANRLLLKSTLEGLGFVNLAEEWWHYTYKPEPYPDTYFDFPVSRKALTSAH; encoded by the coding sequence ATGACACGACTCACCACCGTGGCGCGCGGCCTGATCACCGCCTTCGCCGCCCTGCTGGCGGCGACCGCCCCCGCCGCAACCGCCCAGGCCGAGACCGGGCCCCAGGCGCCCAGGGACTTCGTGACCCTGAGAAGCGTGGACCCCACGATCCTTCAGGAGATCCGCTACTTCACCCCGCACAACTTCGTCGGTGAGCGCATCGACGGCTACGTCCAGCCGATCTGCGTCCTTACCCGCCCCGCCGCCCAAGCCCTCCACAGGGCCCAGACGAAGCTGCTGTCCCAGGGCTACACACTCAAGGTGTACGACTGCTACCGGCCGCAGCGCGCGGTGGACCACTTCGTCCGCTGGGCCAAGGACCTCGACGACCAGGCCATGAAGGACGAGTTCTACCCGAACGTCGACAAGACCCGGCTGTTCGCCGACGGCTACATCGCCGAGAAGTCCGGCCACAGCCGCGGATCGACCCTGGACGTCACCCTCGTGAAACTGCCGGCGAAGCCGACCCGGCCGTACCACCCCGGAGAGCCCCTCGTGCCGTGCTTCGCACCCCTGGAGGAGCGGTTCCCCGACAACTCCGTCGACATGGGGACCGGCTTCGACTGCTTCGACACCCTCTCCCACACCCTCGACCCACGCGTCCAGGGCGGACAACGCGCCAACCGGCTGCTGCTCAAGAGCACCCTGGAAGGCCTCGGCTTCGTGAACCTGGCAGAGGAGTGGTGGCACTACACCTACAAGCCCGAGCCCTACCCGGACACCTACTTCGACTTCCCCGTGTCCAGGAAGGCGCTCACCAGCGCTCACTGA
- a CDS encoding Zn-ribbon domain-containing OB-fold protein translates to MVVGWFTGEGDGFRLLGTRCAACASVFFPREDHHCRNPACAGGALVEVPLSRRGRVWSYTDSRYRPPSPYVSDPELPWDPCALIAVELEAERIVVLGQAAPGVTVADLTVGMEVEVVPGVLHEDTETTWTTWHWRPTGVKA, encoded by the coding sequence GTGGTGGTGGGGTGGTTCACCGGGGAGGGGGATGGTTTCCGGCTGCTCGGCACGCGTTGCGCGGCGTGCGCCTCGGTCTTCTTCCCCCGTGAGGACCATCACTGCCGCAACCCGGCCTGCGCGGGCGGGGCTTTGGTGGAGGTCCCGCTGTCGCGGCGTGGTCGCGTCTGGTCGTATACGGACAGCCGGTATCGGCCACCGTCACCCTACGTGAGCGATCCGGAACTTCCGTGGGATCCGTGCGCGTTGATCGCTGTGGAGCTGGAGGCCGAGCGGATCGTGGTGCTGGGACAGGCTGCTCCCGGGGTCACCGTCGCGGACCTGACGGTGGGCATGGAGGTGGAGGTCGTGCCCGGCGTGCTCCACGAGGACACGGAAACGACCTGGACGACGTGGCACTGGCGGCCGACGGGGGTGAAGGCGTGA
- a CDS encoding lipid-transfer protein — MTGEVAVLGAGMHPWGKWGRNFVEYGVAAARAALTDAGLDWRDIGSIIGADTVRGGYPGYVAGATFAKALGWQGARVTSVYAACATGAQAVDAARAQILSGQAEVVLVVGADAAPKGFFRPAGGHRPDDPDWLRFRVLGATNPVYFGLYARRRMAVHGDTPDDFAQVKVKNAEMGALNPHARYRKRVTAEEVAASAVVADPLRLLDICATSDGGAAVVLSSLEFARRHGDADPVRIRAVSTVTPRYPNTVLDLPDVATDSAVAVDPPAETFRMSIARAAYEEAGVGPEDLSLAEVYDLSTALEVQWYEDLGLCAEGEGAKLLRDGETALGGRIPVNASGGLASFGEAVPAQAIAQVCELAWQLRGEAGQRQVAGARVGISANQGLFGHGSAVIAVR; from the coding sequence GTGACGGGCGAGGTGGCGGTGCTGGGTGCGGGCATGCACCCATGGGGCAAGTGGGGACGGAACTTCGTCGAGTACGGCGTCGCAGCCGCCCGCGCGGCGCTCACCGACGCCGGGCTGGACTGGCGGGACATCGGCTCGATCATCGGCGCGGATACCGTCCGTGGCGGCTATCCCGGGTATGTGGCCGGAGCTACGTTCGCGAAAGCACTGGGCTGGCAAGGGGCCCGGGTCACGAGCGTGTACGCCGCGTGCGCGACCGGGGCGCAGGCCGTGGACGCGGCGCGGGCCCAGATCCTCTCCGGGCAAGCCGAAGTGGTGCTCGTGGTGGGAGCCGATGCCGCTCCCAAAGGGTTCTTCCGACCTGCGGGTGGCCACCGGCCCGACGATCCCGACTGGCTGCGGTTCCGGGTTCTCGGGGCGACCAACCCGGTGTACTTCGGGCTGTACGCCCGCAGGCGCATGGCCGTGCACGGCGACACCCCGGACGACTTCGCACAGGTGAAGGTGAAGAACGCCGAGATGGGAGCGCTGAACCCCCACGCGCGCTACCGCAAGCGGGTCACCGCCGAGGAGGTCGCCGCCTCCGCCGTCGTCGCCGATCCGCTGCGGCTGCTCGACATCTGTGCGACCTCCGACGGCGGCGCGGCGGTGGTGCTCTCCAGCCTGGAGTTCGCGCGGCGGCACGGCGATGCGGATCCGGTGCGGATACGGGCCGTGTCCACGGTGACGCCACGTTACCCGAACACCGTTCTGGACCTGCCGGACGTCGCCACCGACTCCGCTGTGGCGGTCGATCCGCCTGCCGAGACGTTCCGCATGTCGATCGCCCGGGCGGCCTACGAGGAGGCAGGAGTCGGGCCGGAGGACCTGTCGCTGGCCGAGGTCTACGACCTGTCCACGGCGCTTGAGGTGCAGTGGTACGAGGACCTGGGGCTGTGCGCTGAGGGCGAGGGCGCGAAGCTGCTGCGGGACGGGGAGACGGCCCTGGGCGGGCGCATACCGGTGAACGCCAGCGGCGGACTGGCCTCCTTCGGCGAGGCGGTTCCGGCACAGGCGATAGCCCAGGTGTGCGAGCTGGCCTGGCAGTTGCGGGGCGAGGCAGGTCAACGGCAGGTGGCGGGAGCGCGCGTGGGCATCAGTGCGAACCAGGGGCTGTTCGGGCATGGGTCGGCGGTGATCGCGGTGCGGTGA
- a CDS encoding GGDEF domain-containing protein, whose protein sequence is MHSWTDTLRFAFQPVVNLTTGAVAGLEILARPETGDILAEARRDPELDSRLAVSAVRAAVRKETLLPLFVNVFAGTLADLGGLPSLHDAVREAGRLPWEVTIDVCPPYTHVPQRALLEAVSRLRGQGFRICADGVGDGDVPLRLLSDVTPDLVKLDASLLARPAVVRSMRTLCDELGALLAVEGVETEGQCAAAVAAGAQLAQGELFAPPARLPAADVYVPPRSPADVAVPRSGPSVREFVRPAALLPATASAGRVRALLTGSPDVSGVLLVDTAGVPVRSVHRSRFLLSMSGRYGHALYADRPAAKLGDPPRTVGVDATAWEVLDVVAVGERDRTSDDVAVVDEYGRCVGVVRLADLVRALAETRVEEAAGLNPLTRLPGSDAITGEVDRRIASGRAFALSWLDVDHFKQVNDGAGFAAGDELIRAVGRALQQAATDGTRVGHIGGDDFLVLAEPESLDPLAVSVLDAPWSAGGRPVTLSLATVLCAPGSVTDHRQAAACLAPLKKAAKALRGASWVLGRAGLPGHETRRGPAPAPAGCGVAEPG, encoded by the coding sequence GTGCACTCCTGGACGGACACTCTCCGCTTCGCCTTCCAACCGGTGGTCAATCTGACGACCGGCGCGGTCGCGGGACTGGAGATACTCGCCCGCCCGGAGACCGGCGACATCCTGGCCGAGGCCCGCCGGGATCCCGAGCTCGACAGCCGGCTGGCGGTGTCGGCGGTCCGCGCGGCGGTGCGCAAGGAGACCCTGCTGCCGCTGTTCGTCAACGTGTTCGCCGGCACCCTCGCCGACCTCGGCGGGCTGCCTTCGCTGCACGACGCCGTGCGCGAGGCGGGGCGGCTTCCGTGGGAGGTGACGATCGACGTCTGCCCGCCGTACACGCACGTGCCGCAGCGGGCGCTGCTGGAGGCGGTGTCCAGGCTGCGCGGGCAGGGCTTCCGGATCTGCGCGGACGGTGTCGGGGACGGGGACGTGCCCTTGCGGCTCCTCTCGGACGTCACGCCAGACTTGGTGAAGCTGGACGCGTCGCTGCTGGCGCGGCCGGCGGTGGTGCGGTCGATGCGGACACTGTGCGACGAGTTGGGGGCTCTTCTGGCCGTCGAGGGCGTGGAGACCGAGGGGCAGTGCGCGGCAGCGGTGGCGGCCGGGGCGCAGCTGGCACAGGGTGAGCTGTTCGCCCCGCCGGCCCGGCTGCCCGCCGCGGACGTCTACGTTCCGCCCCGCTCCCCCGCCGATGTGGCCGTGCCGCGATCCGGACCGTCGGTGCGGGAGTTCGTACGACCCGCGGCGCTGCTGCCCGCCACGGCCTCCGCCGGGCGGGTCCGGGCGCTGCTGACCGGATCGCCGGACGTCTCCGGGGTGTTGCTCGTGGACACTGCGGGAGTGCCGGTCCGCTCGGTGCACCGGTCACGCTTCCTGTTGTCGATGTCCGGGCGCTACGGGCATGCCCTGTACGCCGACCGGCCCGCGGCCAAGCTCGGTGACCCACCGCGGACGGTGGGCGTCGACGCCACCGCCTGGGAGGTGCTGGACGTCGTAGCCGTCGGCGAACGGGACCGCACGTCGGACGATGTCGCCGTCGTCGACGAGTACGGGCGGTGTGTGGGCGTCGTACGGCTCGCGGATCTCGTGCGCGCACTGGCCGAGACGCGGGTGGAGGAGGCGGCGGGGCTCAATCCGCTGACGCGTCTGCCCGGCTCGGACGCGATCACCGGTGAGGTGGACCGGCGGATCGCGTCCGGGCGGGCGTTCGCGCTGAGCTGGCTGGACGTCGACCACTTCAAGCAGGTCAACGACGGGGCCGGGTTCGCTGCGGGCGACGAGCTGATCCGGGCGGTGGGGCGTGCGTTGCAGCAGGCCGCGACCGACGGTACCCGCGTGGGACACATCGGCGGCGACGACTTCCTGGTGCTCGCCGAACCGGAGAGCCTCGATCCACTGGCCGTCTCCGTGCTGGACGCCCCGTGGTCGGCGGGCGGTCGGCCGGTCACGCTGTCGCTCGCCACGGTGCTGTGCGCGCCGGGCAGCGTGACCGACCACCGGCAGGCGGCTGCTTGCCTGGCACCGCTGAAGAAGGCGGCGAAGGCGTTACGCGGCGCGAGTTGGGTGCTGGGCCGAGCGGGCCTGCCCGGGCATGAGACCCGCCGCGGCCCGGCGCCGGCCCCGGCAGGGTGTGGGGTGGCGGAGCCGGGTTGA
- a CDS encoding MIP/aquaporin family protein — protein MSNGDIFFGEMIGTAILILFGAGVCAAVTLRFSKARAAGWVVIAFGWGFGVLAGAYTAAPLSGGHLNPAVTFGIAIDTGVWEKVWIYVLGQMAGAMIGAVLAYLVYFAQFRANVRQTGTTEGTLDEPLPTLGIFSTIPEIRNPVANLVTEILATIALVLPLLALVGNNRHVEGIGIGLVPGAEGIYGSGIAILLVALLVVGIGLSLGGPTGYAINPARDLGPRIIHSVLPIPNKGGSDWGYSWIPVVGPLIGGVLGGLIYNAAF, from the coding sequence ATGAGTAACGGAGACATCTTCTTCGGCGAGATGATCGGCACGGCGATACTGATCCTGTTCGGCGCCGGTGTGTGCGCCGCAGTGACCCTCAGATTCTCCAAAGCCCGGGCCGCCGGCTGGGTGGTGATCGCCTTCGGCTGGGGCTTCGGCGTGCTGGCCGGCGCGTACACCGCCGCTCCTCTCTCCGGAGGGCACCTGAACCCGGCCGTCACCTTCGGCATCGCCATCGACACCGGCGTGTGGGAGAAGGTCTGGATCTACGTGCTGGGGCAGATGGCCGGCGCCATGATCGGCGCCGTCCTGGCCTACCTCGTGTACTTCGCCCAGTTCCGGGCCAACGTGCGGCAGACGGGCACCACGGAGGGCACGCTGGACGAACCGCTTCCGACGCTGGGCATCTTCTCCACGATCCCCGAGATCCGGAACCCGGTGGCCAACCTGGTCACGGAGATCCTCGCCACCATCGCCCTGGTGTTGCCCCTCCTCGCCCTGGTCGGTAACAACAGGCACGTCGAGGGCATCGGCATCGGGCTGGTCCCCGGCGCCGAGGGCATCTACGGGTCCGGCATCGCGATCCTCCTGGTCGCCCTCCTGGTCGTCGGCATCGGCCTGTCCCTGGGTGGTCCCACCGGCTATGCCATCAACCCGGCGCGTGACCTCGGCCCGCGCATCATCCACTCCGTCCTGCCGATCCCGAACAAGGGAGGGTCCGACTGGGGCTACTCCTGGATCCCGGTCGTCGGTCCACTGATCGGCGGAGTACTGGGTGGCCTCATCTACAACGCAGCCTTCTGA
- the glpK gene encoding glycerol kinase GlpK, whose amino-acid sequence MTDNAEKYVAAIDQGTTSSRCIVFNQDGAIVAVDQREHRQIFPKPGWVEHDATEIWSKVQAVVAGALAKAGLRADQLSAMGITNQRETTLLWDRTTGKPVHNAIVWQDTRTAALCNQLGGSEGQDRFREQTGLPLATYFSGPKAAWLLDNVPDLRTRAERGEIAFGTMDSWLIWNLTGGTDGGQHVTDVTNAGRTMLMNLETLQWDSSILSAMNIPEAMLPEIKSSAEVYGTALGQLAGVPVASALGDQQAAVFGQACYDVGTAKNTYGTGSFLLLNTGNRPVSSKSGLLTTMGYKIGSEAPVYCLEGSIAITGALVQWFRDQLGIIRTADEIEPLAASVEDNGGAYIVPAFSGLFAPYWRSDARGVITGLTRYVTKAHLARAVLEATSWQTREVVDAMYQDSGVHITTLKVDGGMTKNNLLMQHQADVLDVPVVRPKVSETTCLGAAYAAGLATGVWNDLDELKAHWQKDVEWTPSMEASVRDREHHNWRKAVERSFGWEEDGDS is encoded by the coding sequence ATGACGGACAACGCCGAGAAGTACGTCGCCGCAATCGACCAGGGCACCACATCCAGCCGCTGCATCGTCTTCAACCAGGACGGCGCCATCGTCGCCGTGGACCAGCGCGAGCACCGGCAGATCTTCCCGAAACCCGGGTGGGTGGAGCACGACGCCACCGAGATCTGGTCCAAGGTGCAGGCGGTGGTCGCCGGGGCGCTCGCCAAGGCCGGGCTGCGTGCCGACCAGCTGAGCGCGATGGGGATCACGAACCAGCGGGAGACGACGCTCCTGTGGGACCGCACGACGGGGAAGCCGGTGCACAACGCCATCGTGTGGCAGGACACGCGGACGGCGGCGCTGTGCAATCAGCTGGGCGGCTCGGAGGGGCAGGACCGTTTCCGCGAGCAGACGGGCCTGCCGCTGGCCACCTACTTCTCCGGGCCCAAGGCGGCCTGGCTGCTCGACAACGTGCCGGATCTCCGGACTCGTGCCGAACGCGGTGAGATCGCCTTCGGCACGATGGACTCCTGGCTGATCTGGAACCTCACCGGCGGCACGGACGGCGGGCAGCACGTCACCGACGTGACCAATGCCGGACGCACCATGCTGATGAACCTGGAGACCCTCCAGTGGGACTCCTCGATCCTCTCGGCGATGAACATCCCCGAGGCGATGCTGCCCGAGATCAAGTCCTCCGCCGAGGTGTACGGCACCGCCCTCGGCCAGCTCGCCGGCGTACCCGTCGCCTCCGCGCTGGGCGACCAGCAGGCCGCCGTGTTCGGTCAGGCCTGCTACGACGTGGGCACCGCGAAGAACACCTACGGCACGGGCAGCTTCCTGCTGCTCAACACCGGCAACCGCCCCGTGTCGTCGAAGAGCGGCCTGCTGACGACGATGGGGTACAAGATCGGGAGCGAGGCGCCGGTCTACTGTCTGGAGGGGTCGATAGCCATAACGGGCGCGCTGGTCCAGTGGTTCCGCGACCAGCTGGGCATCATCCGCACCGCCGACGAGATCGAGCCCCTGGCCGCGAGCGTGGAGGACAACGGCGGCGCGTACATCGTGCCGGCGTTCTCGGGCCTGTTCGCGCCGTACTGGCGCTCCGACGCACGTGGCGTGATCACCGGGCTGACCCGGTACGTCACGAAGGCGCACCTCGCGCGTGCGGTGCTGGAGGCGACGAGCTGGCAGACGCGCGAGGTCGTGGACGCCATGTACCAGGACTCCGGGGTGCACATCACCACCCTGAAGGTCGACGGCGGCATGACGAAGAACAACCTGCTCATGCAGCACCAGGCGGACGTGCTCGACGTGCCGGTGGTGCGGCCCAAGGTCTCCGAGACGACCTGTCTGGGCGCCGCGTACGCGGCCGGTCTGGCCACCGGTGTGTGGAACGACCTGGACGAGCTCAAGGCGCACTGGCAGAAGGACGTCGAGTGGACGCCGTCCATGGAGGCGTCGGTGCGGGACCGTGAGCACCACAACTGGCGCAAGGCCGTGGAGAGGAGCTTCGGCTGGGAGGAGGACGGCGACAGCTAG
- a CDS encoding GTP-binding protein produces MIFGRSERGKPPVEPVTLKILVAGGFGVGKTTLVGAVSEIRPLRTEELLTEAGRPVDDTRGVEGKHTTTVAMDFGRITLREDLVLYLFGTPGQERFWFMWDELSEGALGAVVLADTRRLEDSFAAVDYFERRSIPFLVSVNCFEGAPRYPVEDVRQALDLDDGVPLMMCDARDRESVKEALIGVVQHAMAYAADRRQTVTT; encoded by the coding sequence ATGATCTTCGGGCGTTCTGAGCGCGGGAAGCCTCCGGTCGAGCCCGTCACGCTCAAGATCCTGGTGGCCGGCGGCTTCGGCGTGGGCAAGACCACGCTCGTCGGCGCGGTCAGCGAGATCCGGCCGCTGCGCACCGAGGAGCTGCTCACCGAGGCCGGGCGCCCGGTCGACGACACCAGGGGTGTGGAAGGCAAGCACACCACGACCGTGGCCATGGACTTCGGCCGCATCACGCTCCGCGAGGACCTGGTGCTCTATCTCTTCGGCACGCCCGGCCAGGAGCGGTTCTGGTTCATGTGGGACGAGCTCTCGGAGGGCGCGCTGGGTGCCGTCGTGCTGGCCGACACCCGCCGCCTGGAGGACTCCTTCGCCGCCGTCGACTACTTCGAACGTCGCTCGATACCGTTCCTCGTCAGCGTCAACTGCTTCGAGGGCGCCCCGCGTTACCCGGTCGAGGACGTCCGCCAGGCCCTCGACCTCGACGACGGCGTACCGCTCATGATGTGCGACGCCCGCGACCGCGAGTCGGTCAAGGAAGCACTCATCGGCGTCGTCCAGCACGCCATGGCGTACGCGGCCGACCGCCGCCAGACGGTGACCACCTGA
- a CDS encoding DUF742 domain-containing protein, translating into MSADGQGRRHWFDDEAGPVVRPYAMTRGRTSSQGQHRLDLIAVVVTEPHADDPEADHMLSPEHVDIVELCRDAPQSVAELAAELDLPIGVVRVLVGDLVDAEFVHVNRPVPPAELPDESILRDVINGLRAL; encoded by the coding sequence ATGAGCGCTGACGGTCAGGGAAGAAGGCACTGGTTCGACGACGAGGCCGGACCGGTCGTCCGTCCGTACGCCATGACGCGCGGCCGCACCAGCAGTCAGGGCCAGCACCGCCTGGACCTGATCGCGGTCGTGGTCACGGAACCGCACGCGGATGACCCGGAAGCGGACCACATGCTCTCCCCGGAGCATGTGGACATCGTCGAACTGTGTCGTGACGCCCCGCAGTCGGTCGCCGAACTCGCAGCGGAACTCGACCTGCCGATCGGGGTGGTACGGGTCCTTGTCGGAGACCTCGTGGACGCGGAGTTCGTCCACGTGAACCGGCCCGTACCCCCTGCCGAGCTGCCGGACGAGAGTATTCTGCGCGACGTGATCAACGGCCTCCGGGCGCTGTGA
- a CDS encoding roadblock/LC7 domain-containing protein, producing MTAPKATGHTASNKGELNWLLDDLVDRVASIRKALVLSGDGLPTGVSRDLTREDSEHLAAVASGFHSLAKGVGRHFEAGNVRQTVVELDDAFLFVTAAGDGSCLAVLSDADSDVGQVAYEMTLLVKRVGVHLGAAPRTDLPAGG from the coding sequence ATGACCGCACCGAAGGCGACCGGCCACACCGCAAGCAACAAGGGGGAGCTGAACTGGCTCCTCGACGACCTGGTGGACCGCGTCGCGAGCATCCGCAAGGCCCTCGTGCTCTCCGGCGACGGTTTGCCGACGGGCGTGTCCAGGGATCTGACCAGGGAGGACAGCGAGCACCTGGCCGCCGTCGCCTCCGGGTTCCACAGCCTCGCCAAGGGTGTGGGACGCCACTTCGAGGCCGGCAACGTCCGCCAGACGGTCGTCGAGCTCGACGACGCCTTCCTGTTCGTGACGGCCGCCGGTGACGGCAGCTGCCTCGCCGTCCTCTCGGACGCCGACTCGGACGTCGGCCAGGTCGCCTACGAGATGACGCTCCTCGTGAAGCGAGTAGGCGTGCATCTGGGCGCCGCTCCGCGCACCGATCTGCCCGCAGGCGGGTAG